The Culex quinquefasciatus strain JHB chromosome 2, VPISU_Cqui_1.0_pri_paternal, whole genome shotgun sequence genome contains the following window.
AAAATCTTGTAGGCAAATTCAAGACCCCGCCAGTCAGCGACTGACCTGGTACAAGCCTCCGCTGGCGGTGCTGGTGATAAAGAAGGTTCGTGACTCGAAGGTGCTGCTGCCGTTCGTGAAGCTCGTCGAGTGGCTCATCCAGGAGAAGCACATGGTCGTGTGGGTGGAGGGTGCGATTCTGGACGATCCGCTGCTGACCGGGGACAAGCGGTTCACCAAGATTCAGGACAAGCTGATTACGTTCAAGTGAGTTTTGAGCTACCTTTCGGAGGTTGAATTCTTCTAACTGGGGTTAAATCTCCTTCTTCCTTCCAGAGATGGTCGGGACGACCTGACGGACAAGATCGATTTCATTATCTGTCTGGGCGGTGATGGCACGCTGCTGTACGCCTCACTGCTGTTCCAAAAGTCCGTCCCACCGGTGATGGCGTTCCATCTGGGGTCGCTCGGTTTCCTGACGCCGTTTCAGTTTGACAACTTCCAGGAGCAGGTCACGAACGTGCTCGAAGGCCACGCCGCACTCACGTTACGTAGCCGGCTGCGGTGCATCATCGTTCGGAAGGACAAAACCGAACAGGAAATTTCCACCTTCAAATCGTCCCAGGAtccgacgaccaacattttggtAACAACCTCAAACAGCTTCTTGtaactcaaatttcaacaacTCTGATTCAATTTCCAGGTCCTCAACGAGGTCGTCATCGATCGGGGCATGTCGTCGTACCTGACCAACATCGATCTGTTTCTGGACGGGAAGCACATCACGTCGGTGCAGGGCGATGGGTTGATCGTGTCCACGCCCACCGGTAGTACGGCCTACTCGGCGGCGGCCGGAGCGTCGATGATTCATCCGTCGGTGCCGGCCATTCTGGTATCGCCGATCTGTCCGCATTCGCTCAGCTTCCGGCCGATCGTGCTGCCGGCGGGGGTGGAGTTGAAGGTTAGACGAGTGGTGAAGTAATCCAAGTCCGTTGAAGCTAATAGTGAGATTTTGTTTCAGATTGCCCTCTCGCCCGATAGTCGCAACAGTTCGTGGGTTTCGTTTGACGGCAGGAACCGTCAGGAGTTGTTGCATGGTGATAGGTGAGTGGATAAATTATCTGTATAGATAGATGTAACAAAACAGGGATAAAGGATTGATTAGAAGCGACATTCTGCGATTTTCCAGTTCTTCAGAATATACGCAAAagttgattcaatttattgcGAATCTAAACAATACCTTCTGTGTGGCATTgcacagtgcacagtggtccgaaaccgaaatctagcgtgacaaaattgatagcggccgaacgttaaaattaaagctttggtgtcttcgccacaaatgatcagggtcaatagggtcATCTTTTATGTGACATTAAGgcggtccaaattttagggtggttcagaatttttaatttggcgaggtgacgagatagcgcttcagtgtcttgagaaaagttgtagggaacatccttctgagcaactttgctgaagagcacaaagctttatcttcaaacgggatgtctttaaaaccatttttgtgatttaagttatagtgtttatgaaaaaaaatttttttttgaatttatcaattcAGGCTTATGTCCTAGcaagttggtgtcttctagacatttgtagagcttatcaaaacacgcATTTTATATCTAAGAGAACGAAAATTGTAACTTTTAAACAAAAGTtctagccaaaatacgacgaaaaagacgcaaTTTTCAAATGTGAATAACTTAATTATGTACAAAAGTATGTCAATGCACAAAGTACACATTGTTGTTTGTTTAACTCATTTGATcctaatttgaaaatgagcagttttagttttttttaatttgtaatttgttgttttattgggtttttttcttttttttattgtttattttgacaagctctactgAGCTCTCTTAGCGCTCAACGGCAAAATATGTAGATTTTTAGATTCATCAACATCTCGCACAGGCCAATTGAATTGCTCCTTTTTAAGCTCATTCCATATTCCTTGTCCCGCctatgtggatcaatcggaccgcgcacaggactcacaatccagaggttgccggttcgaatcccgcggcgggcgctctaaaattctttgtgtaaatatgggtattcggcgccgtcgctccgtgccatactttcatacatttaggagcccagggcggcgaagtccttgtagaaaaaaggaagacactagtggctGGTACTAACAAtggttcaaaattttggtgaagactcattaaaccggtcccgtgtgcatgacgaaggccgattttcaaaaagttttttttataaaaaagataaaaatatttttctgtttttcatataaaaatcgacagtttttgattttcgtatttttgaaaattcaaaatttcaaaatcgggcttcgtcatgcacacgggacatgtcttgggagtcttcacccaaaatttcagccaattttgtccatcccatcttgagatatcgtggcacccgtaaatcaacttggtgttcagagaaaaacgctcagaaagttagacagttggctttgcgcatggcaaaattctgagcttaaatcgtctctaactaagataaatcatgaaatatcttcatgaaactttcaggagtgattgaaaaccaTCTTTtatgtggatttaataaattttctataaaatgaaattttgtgattttctacatgtatgtaaccccttaatttcaCAATCAATGAAAAATGAATGGCTGATTCGCAATTAAGACATATTTGCTTTAAATTCCGGACACTCTctttagttttttaaactttcaaattcAGACTAAACTTACAAGAAATGGCATTTAAGAATAAGCGGTTAACAGGAAggcaattttttatattgaaacgTGGTTTTACTTGTGGGCACGCTCAattctcatttatttatttatttatttatttggaatCGACTCCAGCCTTTAATTGTGAAAGTTGATGTGA
Protein-coding sequences here:
- the LOC6052446 gene encoding NAD kinase, which encodes MAYLSDVDLATLHRSRLEERVHYKLSTWWNHRSATVDSGLGQAAKVTPTSSRSTTNMDDIINNNNRKQQQSQQPAFSTCNQSNTSTTSTAQVTSPTASGGHHRAGAGRHQSNVHVIKQRRSRNSNSCSSSGSTSTCEGRAGGGNFKHVEWSDDDYLNDDGYFSSETRRRRSGTWPRTRSLNAPSPFQQFGPCGRIMKNSAMVMQIQDPASQRLTWYKPPLAVLVIKKVRDSKVLLPFVKLVEWLIQEKHMVVWVEGAILDDPLLTGDKRFTKIQDKLITFKDGRDDLTDKIDFIICLGGDGTLLYASLLFQKSVPPVMAFHLGSLGFLTPFQFDNFQEQVTNVLEGHAALTLRSRLRCIIVRKDKTEQEISTFKSSQDPTTNILVLNEVVIDRGMSSYLTNIDLFLDGKHITSVQGDGLIVSTPTGSTAYSAAAGASMIHPSVPAILVSPICPHSLSFRPIVLPAGVELKIALSPDSRNSSWVSFDGRNRQELLHGDSLHVTTSIYPVPSICAQDQIADWFDSLAECLHWNVRKRQKCLDELSDLTGSGTEDSAIEEIERGMENLES